Part of the Candidatus Micrarchaeia archaeon genome is shown below.
AAACTAAAAATTATCTTAAGAGGTATCCAAAATGGCTCAAAAAATTAATATAAATAAATACATTGCAGAGGTCAAAAGGAATCTTGGAATAAAAGTTTCAGATGAAATAATTGAAAAAGACCTGCTTCTGACTATTATTTTAGGGGAGTTTGAAAAGCTCGGGCTTGGAAAAGAACTTATTTTTAAAGGAGGAACTCTTTTATCGAGAAATTATTTGAATTACCATCGATTTTCTGAAGATTTGGATTTTGTTCATCATAAATCCAATAAATTAAGAAAAATGAAAAGAAGAACAAGAGAAAAGGAAATTAAAAAATTCATAGATTCATTTGTTCCAAAAATATATACATTAGCTGAAAACCTTGAACTTATATTTAGTAAAAATAGAAGTGATACAAAATTCTGTACTATTCTTCATGGAAGGACAGTATATATTTTCAGAATGTATTATTCTAACTCTAGATTTATAAAAATTGAGATTAATTTTATAGAAAAAATTATTCACAAACCAGTAAAAATTTCAATAAAAACAATAACTGATCTTTTTGATTCAAAAGAACTTGTGTTCAGTCTTGGGCTTGATATTCAAAACTTTAATATAAAAAGCTATTCTATAAATGAAATACTCATTGAAAAATACAGGGCAATTTTAACAAGAAAAGACTTAAAAGAAAGGGATTTGTTTGATTTATTTTTTATTCCAAATTCTCTTTCAATAAAAAAATCTGAAATAATACAAAAAATAAGTGCTTCATCATTAATAAAACGGGATCTTAATAAACTAATAGAAAAAAAACTTACTTTACTTGAAAAAAACAATTTTTTTGAGAGTGATGAAAATATGGAATACCTAGCAATCGCTAATTATGATAAAAAGAAATTTGAAAAATTTAAGGAAAAAATAAAACCAAAACTAATAGAAATTTGCAAGACATTTTTAAGTAAATAGCCTGCCTCAGACTCTGTCAGCCTTCTCATCGCATTTCTGCTAAACGGTTGTTCATGTCATCATCGGCTTTGTCTATAATATACGAACATTTCTGCGCATAATATCATAGACAATTATAT
Proteins encoded:
- a CDS encoding nucleotidyl transferase AbiEii/AbiGii toxin family protein, encoding MAQKININKYIAEVKRNLGIKVSDEIIEKDLLLTIILGEFEKLGLGKELIFKGGTLLSRNYLNYHRFSEDLDFVHHKSNKLRKMKRRTREKEIKKFIDSFVPKIYTLAENLELIFSKNRSDTKFCTILHGRTVYIFRMYYSNSRFIKIEINFIEKIIHKPVKISIKTITDLFDSKELVFSLGLDIQNFNIKSYSINEILIEKYRAILTRKDLKERDLFDLFFIPNSLSIKKSEIIQKISASSLIKRDLNKLIEKKLTLLEKNNFFESDENMEYLAIANYDKKKFEKFKEKIKPKLIEICKTFLSK